The Dehalococcoidia bacterium DNA segment TCACCCCAGGCCTTTGCGTGCAAGCGCGTCCCATCGATGCCGACCTCGAAGCGGCCGAAGAGCATCCGTCGCGTTGCCATCTCGTAAACCAGCGCGTTCAGCCAGTCGACGAGCAGCAGCTCCCTGTCAGGCGCATCGCAGCTGATCTCGACGGCCTCGTCCGCGTGAAGGGACGCCGGATCGACCACGATGGCCGTGAGCGCCAGGGCCGCCTGCTCGAACGCCCCTTCCAGCGTCGGCGCGACTCCCCGGACGCCGATGTCGGCTCCATGGGGAAAGTGCTCCCAGTAAGCTTCCTTTGCCGCCATTGCCGGCCCTGTGATTGGTGGCGCCGTCTTCTATCAGACTAGCTGGCGCCGTCCTCGGTCCTTAAGGGCCGTTCAGCATCCCCTCCGCGATCTTTGCGGCTTTTGA contains these protein-coding regions:
- a CDS encoding archease produces the protein MAAKEAYWEHFPHGADIGVRGVAPTLEGAFEQAALALTAIVVDPASLHADEAVEISCDAPDRELLLVDWLNALVYEMATRRMLFGRFEVGIDGTRLHAKAWGEPMDLSRLEMAVEPKGATYTALSVRQDAGAWIAECVVDV